The Pirellulales bacterium genome segment GCAGCACGCCGGACGAAGTGGGCCTGCCAATGGGCCCCGGCGGAGTCGACCGCTGGTTCTCGAAGCCGCTCGATCCGGGCCGACTGGTGCGCGAGATGAAGCACGAACTCGATATGCCGCACGCGTCGGCCTTGGCGACGTGATCGTGCGCGTCGGCGCGGACTCCAGCCGTTTCCTTGTGGGTGCCACTGCTGGCTTGTCCAGCAGTGACGCACTTTCGCAAATTCTTGATCTTATCTTCGAAGGACCTGTGAACGCACGGTTGTAAATCCAGCGGTGCGGCTCACTGCTGGACAAGCCAGCAGCGGCACCCGAAACCGCCTTCCCGGTTCATCGGCGGCGACATTTGCGCACTAACTGGCGCTCATTCGGCGCGGCGATCGCGAAGCGCTCGCAGCAAGCCATGCAGATCGTCGGCCTTGAGCGGCTTGACGAGATGTTCGTTGAAGCCCGCTTCTAGGGAGGCACGGCGATCATCCTCGTCGCCGTAGCCGGTCAACGCCACGAGATAGATATCACCTTTGGGCAACTCTTCCCGAATGTGGCGAGCGACCTGATGGCCGTCCAGGTCGGGCAGCCCAATATCGATAAAAGCTACGTCCGGCCGCTCTCTCAGAATCATCTCGACTCCCGCGACTCCATCCGCCGCCGCGGTTACGAAACTGCCGTCCAACTCCAAGAGCATTTTCATCAATTCGCGGGCGGCCGAATTGTCTTCGACGACGGCCACCCGCAGCGCCGTGTCTCGCGGCGAGGAATCTTGGGGTTTGTCGGATTGGCTACCGTTATGGCGATCCGAAGCGATCATGAACTTGTCCATCAGGCCGTTCTCCTGCGGAAGTATCGGATGCGTTCGGTCGATTGGTCCCCTAAATCGATAGTTCGGTTTGCTCCAGCGCCGCCTGGCCATCATCCAATTGTTGTGAGGTGGCGTGCAAAGTCCATGCCGATTCGCCCGTAACGAATGAGGCGAACTGGCGAGTTTGGAGTGATCTGCGCCCGATGCACCAGTTGCCTGCGTCCATACGATACTTACGAGCGACACTCCTCAAGGTTGCCATCATTATGAAGGATCCCCAGCTTATGACACGTTTTCAGAGCCGTCCGTTGTCCGATTCCGAGCCGACCGAGTCGTCCGGGTCCGCTCAGCAGCCCGCGGCGAGTCCGATCGACGCCAGCGAGATCGCCGCACTCGATGCTTATTCCCAGGTCGTAATCCGGGCCGCGGACATTGTCGGGCCGGCGGTGGTCAACATTGAGGTCCGGCATCGCGGCCGGCAGCAGCGGGCAGCCAAACAGGCGCAGGGTGGGGGCATGACCGGCAGCGGGTCGGGATTCGTATTCGCTCCCGATGGATTCATTCTGACCAATAGCCACGTCGTCCATAACGCCGAGCACATTGAAGCGACCTTCGCGGATGGCCGGCAGCTTCAGGCGGAAATGGTCGGTGATGATCCGGAAACCGACCTGGCCGTAGTGCGCGTTGCCGCAAACGGATTGGCGAGCGCCCAATTCGGTGATTCGAGGACGCTGCGGCCGGGGCAACTGGTTGTGGCGATTGGCAATCCCTACGGATTTCAATTCACGGTCACGGCCGGGGTCGTCAGCGCACTAGGGCGATCGCTGCGAGCCCGTTCCGGACGGCTGATCGACAACATCATCCAGACCGACGCCGCCTTGAACCCCGGAAACTCCGGCGGGCCACTGGTCTCGTCGCGCGGCGAAGTCGTCGGCGTCAACACGGCCATGATCCTGCCGGCTCAGGGGCTTTGCTTCGCAATCGCTTCCAGCACGGCCGAGTTCGTTGCCTCGCGGCTCATCAAGGACGGCCGAGTGCGCCGTGCCTACCTGGGCCTGGCCGGTCAGAACGTTCCGCTGCCGCGGCATTTGATCCGCTTTCATAATCTGTTGACCAACGGCGGCGTGCTCGTCGTCTCGGTCGAAGAGAAGAGTCCGGCGGAGCAGGCGGGACTGCAACAAGGAGACGTGCTGATCGAGTTCGCGGGAGAAAAGCTCACGACGATCGACGATCTGCACCGATTACTGACAGAAAGTCGCGTCGGCAGCCGTTTGCCGCTCGCGGTGATTCGCCACTCGGAAAAACGGATCGTCGAGATCGTGCCGGCGGAATCTCGGGGAGTCGATCCGTGAGCGGCGGCGGCGGAGTCAGGTCAACTCATGCCGCTGTCAAACACGAATCGCGCCTTGCACGATCCTGGCTCGTCAGCCTACTGGCGTCTCAAGTCGCGGCCGCAAAATGTCGCGCCAGGCTTCCAGCGAAAATAGCCCGCGATGGTGGAAGAAGACCGTTTGAGCCAAATGTCGCATAGCTCGACTGCTGAGGGCCAAGTCATAAGCCCAGTTCGGCGGCGCGAGATCAAATGCCAATCGCAACAGCCGCTTAAAGCGGAACGACGGCCCTAGGCTACGGACGAGCCGCGCCGGATCCGGTCCGGATTCCAGAAGGTAGTCGCTGATGGCGATTCCCGCCGCACGTCCAAGTTGCATGGCCGGATGAATGCCCCCGGCCGTCAGGGGCGAGACCATTCCCGCGGCGTCGCCCAGCAGCATCACGCCATCGCGCTTGAACGGCCGCACCGCACCGCCGCAAGGAATTAGCCCGCCGCGCCGCCCGATGAGTCGCGCTCGATCGAAGTTGAACACTTTCGAAAGCTTCTTTACGAGCGGCCCAAGACGTGGCACAATTGGCTGCCGTGCCGCTAGGCCGATCTGCGTAGCGCCCAAACCGGGCACGACCCAGGCGATGTATCCTGGCGCTAAATCGGAATCGAGGAAAACATGGAGGCGATCGTCGTCCAGATCGCCAACCCCTTCGAACTCTCCCTCGACGCCCGTCAAGAACCGCACGTTCCGTCCGAGCCGAAAATCGCGAGCCACTGCCGACCTGGGGCCGTCGCAACCGACAAGAAACCTCCCCTCGATCTCGTGCCGTTCAAGGCGAACGCCGAACTCGCAGCGGCACGCGCCGACGTACGACGATTCCAGCCGAATTTCCGCCCCGGCCTCGCTCGCCTGGCTTGCCATCCAGCGCATCAACTCCGGTGTGTCGGTCGCGAGGAAGTAGTACCCAGGCGAGACGAAATCGAGCCATTGCAGGTTTGGTGCGTAAAGCCGCACTCCGTGAACCTTGCGGATCAATCGCCGCGGAAAATCCCAGGCATCGGCGACTTCTTTAACCAACAACCCGGTCGTGTGGCAAGCATCT includes the following:
- a CDS encoding response regulator, coding for MDKFMIASDRHNGSQSDKPQDSSPRDTALRVAVVEDNSAARELMKMLLELDGSFVTAAADGVAGVEMILRERPDVAFIDIGLPDLDGHQVARHIREELPKGDIYLVALTGYGDEDDRRASLEAGFNEHLVKPLKADDLHGLLRALRDRRAE
- a CDS encoding trypsin-like peptidase domain-containing protein → MTRFQSRPLSDSEPTESSGSAQQPAASPIDASEIAALDAYSQVVIRAADIVGPAVVNIEVRHRGRQQRAAKQAQGGGMTGSGSGFVFAPDGFILTNSHVVHNAEHIEATFADGRQLQAEMVGDDPETDLAVVRVAANGLASAQFGDSRTLRPGQLVVAIGNPYGFQFTVTAGVVSALGRSLRARSGRLIDNIIQTDAALNPGNSGGPLVSSRGEVVGVNTAMILPAQGLCFAIASSTAEFVASRLIKDGRVRRAYLGLAGQNVPLPRHLIRFHNLLTNGGVLVVSVEEKSPAEQAGLQQGDVLIEFAGEKLTTIDDLHRLLTESRVGSRLPLAVIRHSEKRIVEIVPAESRGVDP
- a CDS encoding NAD(P)/FAD-dependent oxidoreductase, translated to MRRYDLIVVGGGFAGLTCAQAAAARGVNSVVLERKKQPGDACHTTGLLVKEVADAWDFPRRLIRKVHGVRLYAPNLQWLDFVSPGYYFLATDTPELMRWMASQASEAGAEIRLESSYVGACRCEFGVRLERHEIEGRFLVGCDGPRSAVARDFRLGRNVRFLTGVEGEFEGVGDLDDDRLHVFLDSDLAPGYIAWVVPGLGATQIGLAARQPIVPRLGPLVKKLSKVFNFDRARLIGRRGGLIPCGGAVRPFKRDGVMLLGDAAGMVSPLTAGGIHPAMQLGRAAGIAISDYLLESGPDPARLVRSLGPSFRFKRLLRLAFDLAPPNWAYDLALSSRAMRHLAQTVFFHHRGLFSLEAWRDILRPRLETPVG